A section of the Frankiales bacterium genome encodes:
- a CDS encoding VOC family protein, whose protein sequence is MPLRVQCLSIDAHDPAPVADFWQQALGWRRTYEDADEIVLEPPEDSAAGGAVPDLLVLRVPETKTVKNRLHLDLRPDDQQAEVDRLLALGATRVDIGQGEVSWVVLADPGGNEFCVLRALPVPEG, encoded by the coding sequence ATGCCCCTCCGCGTGCAGTGCCTGAGCATCGACGCGCACGACCCCGCGCCCGTGGCCGACTTCTGGCAGCAGGCCCTGGGGTGGCGGCGCACCTACGAGGACGCCGACGAGATCGTCCTCGAGCCGCCGGAGGACAGCGCCGCGGGCGGCGCCGTCCCCGACCTGCTCGTGCTGCGCGTCCCGGAGACCAAGACGGTCAAGAACCGCCTGCACCTCGACCTGCGCCCCGACGACCAGCAGGCCGAGGTGGACCGTCTCCTCGCGCTGGGCGCGACCCGGGTCGACATCGGCCAGGGCGAGGTGAGCTGGGTGGTGCTCGCGGACCCGGGCGGCAACGAGTTCTGCGTGCTGCGCGCGCTGCCCGTCCCCGAGGGCTGA
- a CDS encoding monooxygenase: MSDDVTGGAGSGVPAVVSLHLYGVAGLDVLRAVARMGLDRRPVRALPGARFVKLLGTGSGRTFTVRDADPHHWGVLACWSDDDGPARYEQSRSHGAWSAMAHEQARILLRPLGSRGTWAGRLPFGDPRPQRWDGPVAALTRARIRPTRWRTFWASVPPVSDDLARVEGLELALGIGEAPVGLQGTFSLWSSGAAVSQFTHRREAHQVVVRRTRELDWYAEELFARFAVLDARGRYDGRDVGVGGRTP, from the coding sequence ATGAGCGACGACGTCACCGGCGGTGCGGGCAGCGGCGTCCCCGCCGTGGTGAGCCTGCACCTCTACGGCGTCGCCGGCCTCGACGTGCTGCGCGCGGTGGCGCGCATGGGGCTCGACCGGCGTCCGGTCCGCGCCCTGCCCGGCGCGCGGTTCGTGAAGCTGCTCGGCACCGGGTCGGGGCGCACGTTCACCGTCCGCGACGCCGACCCGCACCACTGGGGGGTCCTCGCCTGCTGGTCCGACGACGACGGCCCGGCGCGGTACGAGCAGTCGCGCAGCCACGGCGCCTGGAGCGCGATGGCGCACGAGCAGGCGCGGATCCTCCTGCGGCCGCTGGGCTCCCGCGGCACGTGGGCCGGACGCCTGCCGTTCGGGGATCCCCGCCCGCAGCGGTGGGACGGGCCGGTGGCCGCGCTCACCCGCGCGCGCATCCGTCCCACGAGGTGGCGCACGTTCTGGGCGTCGGTGCCGCCCGTGTCCGACGACCTCGCCCGCGTGGAGGGCCTCGAGCTCGCGCTCGGCATCGGCGAGGCGCCCGTCGGGCTCCAGGGCACGTTCAGCCTGTGGTCCTCCGGGGCCGCGGTGTCGCAGTTCACCCACCGCCGCGAGGCGCACCAGGTGGTGGTGCGGCGCACCCGCGAGCTGGACTGGTACGCCGAGGAGCTCTTCGCCCGCTTCGCAGTCCTCGACGCGCGTGGCCGATACGACGGCCGGGATGTGGGGGTGGGCGGCCGGACCCCGTAA
- a CDS encoding carotenoid biosynthesis protein — protein MSVRIYNGPHADRRRGGSGGVLRALPWILALATIAAQIAWPLTHGSVRDTVTVVSVVLFFLASASHALVARGVLWALGWFVLSAGIGFGAEVLGTRTGFPFGTYTYADTLGPLVAGVPVVIPLAWAMMSYPALLAARRLSRGPLLTPVVAAVALASWDLFLDPQMVGEGHWSWTLDNTPVLIGITDVPVQNFVGWLLVSLVLMLLLDRLPRRRNDGGEGDGVPALLFLWTYVSSIVLNAFFLHRTGVAVWGGVVMGVVAIPYAVALWQGRD, from the coding sequence ATGAGCGTCCGCATCTACAACGGCCCTCACGCCGACCGACGCCGCGGCGGTTCGGGCGGCGTGCTCCGAGCGCTGCCCTGGATCCTCGCGCTCGCGACGATCGCCGCGCAGATCGCCTGGCCGCTCACCCACGGGTCCGTGCGCGACACGGTCACCGTCGTCAGCGTCGTGCTGTTCTTCCTCGCCAGCGCGTCGCACGCACTCGTGGCGCGCGGCGTGCTGTGGGCGCTCGGCTGGTTCGTGCTCTCGGCCGGCATCGGCTTCGGCGCCGAGGTGCTCGGCACCCGCACCGGGTTCCCGTTCGGCACCTACACCTACGCCGACACCCTCGGCCCGCTGGTCGCCGGCGTCCCCGTCGTCATCCCGCTGGCCTGGGCGATGATGAGCTACCCCGCTCTGCTGGCGGCCCGGCGCCTGAGCCGCGGGCCGCTGCTCACCCCGGTGGTCGCCGCTGTCGCGCTCGCCTCGTGGGACCTGTTCCTCGACCCGCAGATGGTCGGCGAGGGGCACTGGTCGTGGACGCTCGACAACACCCCCGTGCTCATCGGCATCACCGACGTCCCCGTGCAGAACTTCGTCGGGTGGCTGCTCGTGTCGCTGGTGCTCATGCTGCTGCTCGACCGGCTGCCGCGGCGGCGCAACGACGGCGGCGAGGGCGACGGCGTGCCGGCCCTGCTGTTCCTGTGGACCTACGTCTCGAGCATCGTCCTCAACGCCTTCTTCCTGCACCGCACCGGCGTGGCGGTGTGGGGCGGCGTCGTGATGGGCGTCGTCGCGATCCCCTACGCCGTGGCGCTGTGGCAGGGACGCGACTGA
- a CDS encoding glycosyltransferase translates to MSRVGRAVVASGTLGACLATAHTAYNLTRLRRPARRPPAVAERVSVLVPARDEASRIGSCVTALLASRGLRDAEVVVLDDGSRDGTAEVVRTAADGDPRLHVVDGGGADPPPGWLGKTWACHRLAELATGQVLVFVDADVVVAPHALAASVALLRQGDLDLVCPYPRQLADGVLPRLVQPLLQWSWATLLPLGLAERSPRESLTAANGQLLAVDADVYRRSGGHEHVRGEVLDDVALLRAVKAAGGRGGVVDGTELASCRMYDDAASLVEGYTKSLWSAFGSPAGAAGVVVLLSWLYVVPVVAALVARDRRTRAWGGAGYSAGVAGRVLVARRTGGRVVPDTAAHPVSVLAFAALVAESWRRRHAGTLAWRGRPLP, encoded by the coding sequence CTGAGCCGCGTCGGCCGTGCCGTCGTGGCGTCCGGCACCCTCGGCGCGTGCCTGGCCACCGCGCACACGGCGTACAACCTCACCCGGCTGCGCCGTCCCGCGCGCCGGCCCCCGGCCGTCGCCGAGCGCGTGAGCGTGCTGGTGCCCGCGCGCGACGAGGCCTCGCGCATCGGGTCGTGCGTGACGGCGCTGCTCGCGAGCCGCGGGCTGCGCGACGCGGAGGTCGTGGTGCTCGACGACGGCTCGCGCGACGGCACGGCCGAGGTCGTGCGCACCGCGGCCGACGGCGACCCCCGGCTGCACGTCGTGGACGGAGGCGGGGCGGACCCGCCACCGGGCTGGCTCGGCAAGACCTGGGCCTGCCACCGGCTCGCGGAGCTCGCCACCGGGCAGGTGCTGGTGTTCGTCGACGCCGACGTCGTGGTGGCGCCGCACGCGCTGGCGGCGTCGGTGGCGCTGCTGCGCCAGGGCGACCTCGACCTCGTGTGCCCCTACCCGCGCCAGCTCGCCGACGGCGTGCTGCCGCGTCTCGTGCAGCCGCTGCTGCAGTGGTCGTGGGCCACCCTGCTGCCGCTCGGCCTCGCCGAGCGCTCCCCCCGCGAGTCCCTCACGGCCGCCAACGGCCAGCTGCTCGCCGTGGACGCCGACGTGTACCGCCGCAGCGGCGGCCACGAGCACGTCCGTGGCGAGGTGCTCGATGACGTCGCGCTGCTGCGCGCGGTGAAGGCCGCCGGCGGGCGGGGCGGCGTCGTGGACGGCACGGAGCTGGCCAGCTGCCGGATGTACGACGACGCCGCGTCGCTGGTCGAGGGCTACACCAAGTCGCTGTGGTCGGCGTTCGGCTCGCCGGCCGGCGCGGCCGGCGTCGTCGTGCTGCTGTCGTGGCTCTACGTCGTGCCGGTGGTGGCGGCGCTGGTCGCCCGCGACCGCCGCACCCGGGCCTGGGGCGGGGCGGGGTACTCGGCGGGCGTCGCGGGACGCGTGCTGGTGGCGCGGCGCACCGGCGGTCGCGTAGTGCCGGACACCGCCGCGCACCCCGTCTCGGTGCTGGCCTTCGCCGCGCTCGTGGCCGAGTCGTGGCGCCGGCGCCACGCCGGCACCCTCGCCTGGCGCGGCCGCCCCCTCCCCTGA
- the crtI gene encoding phytoene desaturase, producing the protein MARVVVIGAGMGGMAVAARLAVKRHDVTVVEQAPTYGGKVGSYERDGFVFDTGPSLLTLPAVYRDLFNKTGAGLDETVDLVELEPGFRYRFPDGTAVELPGVDTGRVALALGDALGGAAADDWRALMRHASDVWQLTRRPFLESPLSGPSDLLPLARRLSDVRTVAPFTSLRSLGRRHLRDPRLRMLLDRYATYTGSDPRRAPAALVTVPYVEQTFGAFHVGGGIRVLADALHRRSLERGVAYRFGADAAEVVTGAAGVTGVRLADGEVLAADVVVADADATHLYRDLVQDPRGRKPLRRLRSATPSLSGFVLLLAVRGRTPGLRHHNVWFPEDYDAEFDSVFGRRARPVDDPTVYVCAPDDDRMRPDADHESWFVLVNAPRHGADGTPGTVDWTSPGLAESYRDRVLDVMAARGYDVRDRLLWSQVRTPADLERDTRAPGGAIYGTSSNGARAAFLRPANASPVPGLYLVGGSAHPGGGLPLVGLSAEIVADLVGRA; encoded by the coding sequence GTGGCGCGCGTGGTGGTGATCGGTGCGGGCATGGGCGGCATGGCCGTGGCGGCCCGGCTCGCGGTGAAGCGGCACGACGTCACCGTCGTCGAGCAGGCGCCCACCTACGGCGGCAAGGTCGGCTCCTACGAGCGCGACGGCTTCGTGTTCGACACCGGTCCGTCGCTGCTCACCCTGCCCGCGGTGTACCGCGACCTGTTCAACAAGACCGGCGCGGGACTCGACGAGACCGTCGACCTGGTCGAGCTCGAGCCCGGGTTCCGCTACCGCTTCCCCGACGGCACGGCGGTGGAGCTGCCGGGCGTCGACACCGGCCGCGTCGCGCTCGCCCTCGGCGACGCGCTCGGCGGCGCCGCCGCCGACGACTGGCGCGCCCTCATGCGCCACGCCTCCGACGTCTGGCAGCTCACCCGCAGGCCCTTCCTCGAGTCGCCGCTGTCCGGCCCCTCGGACCTGCTGCCGCTGGCGCGGCGGCTCTCCGACGTCCGCACGGTGGCCCCGTTCACGAGCCTGCGGTCGCTGGGACGCCGCCACCTGCGCGACCCGCGGCTGCGCATGCTGCTCGACCGCTACGCGACCTACACCGGCTCCGACCCGCGCCGCGCACCCGCCGCGCTGGTCACCGTGCCCTACGTCGAGCAGACGTTCGGCGCGTTCCACGTCGGCGGTGGCATCCGCGTGCTCGCCGACGCGCTGCACCGCCGCTCGCTGGAGCGCGGCGTCGCCTACCGGTTCGGCGCCGACGCGGCCGAGGTGGTCACCGGCGCCGCGGGCGTCACCGGCGTGCGCCTGGCCGACGGCGAGGTGCTCGCGGCCGACGTCGTCGTGGCCGACGCGGACGCGACGCACCTCTACCGCGACCTCGTGCAGGACCCTCGTGGCCGCAAGCCGTTGCGCCGCCTGCGATCCGCGACGCCGTCGCTGTCCGGCTTCGTGCTGCTGCTCGCGGTGCGCGGCCGCACGCCGGGCCTGCGCCACCACAACGTGTGGTTCCCCGAGGACTACGACGCGGAGTTCGACTCCGTGTTCGGCCGCCGGGCCCGCCCCGTGGACGACCCCACGGTCTACGTGTGCGCGCCCGACGACGACCGGATGCGACCGGACGCCGACCACGAGTCGTGGTTCGTCCTCGTCAACGCGCCGCGCCACGGGGCCGACGGCACGCCCGGCACGGTCGACTGGACCAGCCCGGGCCTCGCCGAGTCCTACCGCGACCGCGTGCTCGACGTCATGGCGGCCCGCGGCTACGACGTCCGCGACCGCCTGCTGTGGTCGCAGGTGCGTACGCCGGCCGACCTCGAGCGCGACACCCGCGCCCCCGGCGGCGCGATCTACGGCACGTCGTCCAACGGTGCCCGCGCCGCCTTCCTGCGCCCGGCCAACGCCTCGCCGGTGCCGGGGCTGTACCTCGTGGGCGGCTCGGCCCACCCGGGCGGCGGCCTGCCGCTGGTGGGCCTGTCCGCCGAGATCGTGGCCGACCTCGTCGGCCGCGCCTGA
- a CDS encoding GNAT family N-acetyltransferase: MRSASRGSSPAGGAGSSHRCSRSTTAYVIGWSAGTGAILADSAAAGRHDVRVGGDVEVRVVGDDALGEAARAAVKDLCDVSFAHRFRDDPDDAFTADDWDHTCGGVRVLLREGDRFLAHAAVVERAVDVGHPGSASAVDGIGEAGVRTLRSGYVEGVAVDPSRQGEGLGTLVMRGVAEVVRAGYEVGVLATSSHHFYERLGWERWRGPTYVLRGEVRERSESEDDGIMVLRLPGRDLDLSVPIACRERSGDDW; encoded by the coding sequence ATCAGGAGCGCGTCGCGCGGGTCGAGCCCGGCGGGCGGGGCGGGCAGCAGCCATCGGTGCTCGCGCTCGACGACGGCGTACGTCATCGGGTGGTCGGCCGGCACGGGGGCCATCCTGGCCGACAGCGCGGCCGCGGGACGGCACGATGTCCGGGTGGGCGGCGACGTCGAGGTGCGGGTGGTGGGCGACGACGCCCTCGGCGAGGCGGCGCGCGCGGCGGTGAAGGACCTGTGCGACGTCTCGTTCGCGCACCGCTTCCGCGACGACCCGGACGACGCCTTCACCGCCGACGACTGGGACCACACGTGCGGCGGGGTCCGCGTGCTGCTGCGCGAGGGCGACCGGTTCCTCGCGCACGCGGCCGTGGTGGAGCGCGCCGTCGACGTCGGCCACCCGGGGTCCGCGAGCGCCGTGGACGGCATCGGCGAGGCCGGCGTCCGCACCCTGCGCTCGGGCTACGTCGAGGGTGTCGCCGTCGACCCGTCGCGGCAGGGCGAGGGCCTCGGCACCCTCGTGATGCGCGGGGTGGCCGAGGTCGTGCGCGCCGGCTACGAGGTGGGGGTGCTCGCGACGTCCAGCCACCACTTCTACGAGCGGCTCGGCTGGGAGCGCTGGCGCGGGCCGACGTACGTGCTGCGCGGCGAGGTGCGTGAGCGCTCGGAGTCCGAGGACGACGGGATCATGGTGCTGCGCCTGCCGGGCCGCGACCTCGACCTCAGCGTCCCGATCGCGTGCCGGGAGCGGTCCGGCGACGACTGGTAG